The following are encoded in a window of Periplaneta americana isolate PAMFEO1 chromosome 13, P.americana_PAMFEO1_priV1, whole genome shotgun sequence genomic DNA:
- the LOC138712273 gene encoding protein charybde-like isoform X1, producing the protein MMKGDHIEHFLEDPQHRETRFHGVFNKISDIWQHQNSVSRQKMSSEVIESILPERFNVPIAGSGYRDCAPDDAEDDGGASQALARRLEDELRAAKSAQLACGEVLLPADLLPRVARDVLRMAENEPCGLRGCTLFINFENDQVCKRIGMIKCDPRTVSTFELYLTLKQDSSSWHSLLPQFLKNLTRGGTIMISQGFTLEKKKLYRSYLE; encoded by the exons ATGATGAAAGGCGATCACATTGAACATTTTTTGGAAGATCCTCAACATCGCGAAACAAGATTTCACGGTGTTTTCAATAAAATCTCCGATATCTGGCAACATCAGAACTCTGTCTCCAGGCAAAAAATGTCATCTGAAGTGATTGAATCAATTCTTCCGGAAAGGTTCAATGTTCCAATTGCCGGCA GTGGCTATCGCGACTGCGCACCAGACGACGCCGAGGACGACGGCGGTGCAAGCCAGGCGCTAGCGCGACGCCTGGAAGATGAGCTTCGAGCCGCAAAATCGGCTCAGTTAGCCTGTGGGGAGGTGCTATTGCCAGCTGACTTGTTGCCCCGTGTGGCCCGTGACGTTCTGCGGATGGCGGAGAACGAGCCCTGCGGACTGAGGGGGTGCACGCTGTTCATCAACTTCGAGAATGATCAAGTTTGCAAGAGGATCGGCATGATTAAATGCGATCCGAGGACGGTGTCCACCTTCGAGCTGTACCTCACGTTGAAGCAAGACAGTAGCTCTTGGCACTCGCTGTTGCCGCAGTTCCTCAA AAACCTGACGAGGGGTGGCACAATCATGATCAGCCAAGGCTTCACGTTGGAGAAGAAGAAATTGTACCGCAGCTATCTGGAGTAA
- the LOC138712273 gene encoding protein charybde-like isoform X2 codes for MEVLPCPVSVDFSSSRGGYRDCAPDDAEDDGGASQALARRLEDELRAAKSAQLACGEVLLPADLLPRVARDVLRMAENEPCGLRGCTLFINFENDQVCKRIGMIKCDPRTVSTFELYLTLKQDSSSWHSLLPQFLKNLTRGGTIMISQGFTLEKKKLYRSYLE; via the exons ATGGAAGTATTGCCTTGTCCAGTTAGTGTGGATTTTTCGAGCAGTCGAG GTGGCTATCGCGACTGCGCACCAGACGACGCCGAGGACGACGGCGGTGCAAGCCAGGCGCTAGCGCGACGCCTGGAAGATGAGCTTCGAGCCGCAAAATCGGCTCAGTTAGCCTGTGGGGAGGTGCTATTGCCAGCTGACTTGTTGCCCCGTGTGGCCCGTGACGTTCTGCGGATGGCGGAGAACGAGCCCTGCGGACTGAGGGGGTGCACGCTGTTCATCAACTTCGAGAATGATCAAGTTTGCAAGAGGATCGGCATGATTAAATGCGATCCGAGGACGGTGTCCACCTTCGAGCTGTACCTCACGTTGAAGCAAGACAGTAGCTCTTGGCACTCGCTGTTGCCGCAGTTCCTCAA AAACCTGACGAGGGGTGGCACAATCATGATCAGCCAAGGCTTCACGTTGGAGAAGAAGAAATTGTACCGCAGCTATCTGGAGTAA